Proteins co-encoded in one Coregonus clupeaformis isolate EN_2021a chromosome 17, ASM2061545v1, whole genome shotgun sequence genomic window:
- the smg5 gene encoding LOW QUALITY PROTEIN: protein SMG5 (The sequence of the model RefSeq protein was modified relative to this genomic sequence to represent the inferred CDS: deleted 1 base in 1 codon), whose protein sequence is MSGPGQDSEPEAKVLLIKRLYRAVVESVHKLDVIIGSKSSYREVFKPENISLRNKLRELCVKLMFLHPVDYGRKAEELLWRKVYYEVIQVIKTNKKHIHSRSALECAYRTHLIAGVGFYQHLLLYIQSHYQLEMQDCIDWTHVTDPLIGRKKPVSATPKEMEWAQMACHRCLVYLGDLARYQNELAGVEAEQLAERFYHQALSVTPHVGMPFNQLGTLAGSKFYNVEATYYYLRCIQSETPFEGAYGNLKRLFDKAAKMYHQVKKQEMKKLSPSRQRSKDIKQLLVSFMYLQSLLQPKNSLLETELTSLCQSVLEDFNLVLFYLPSPPHGHEVTSPSEEEHEEHDSPCALLPDALVFKMVVTCLMVVHSLKRGGSKQYSASIAFTLALFSHLVNHVNIRLQAELEEGESQVPPLQTDNTDDSELRDPSDPLTSEERPLQNGSLDHEEDEGGHRSTVAKKAGIGERKAEEEKQKQKKKYVRLSMLRRRRCATRKEDESDLSEGFESDEEEEEKKSRGAALTPGASSGPPLTPSTLGKESKRGREHPTEEGTWESCSEEDEEGGTAFDVETDSDMNSQESRSDLEDIEDSEILENSDTPPRGEQQPEDEQADPRGDGDTPPATNGPLLPSDPSISSNLQAMSSQLFQAKRCFRLAPTFSNVLLRPHSSATNPTLTPTDPDASSTTPSQETPPPPGDSPCDAGPGTTNGTNDNEVDSDSECSVHSNQSVHSETTLSERLEILTNQGLIQVVKVFVDWLRTNTDIIVMCAQSSQSLWNRLSVLLNLLPDGRKMLEAELGLSAEVTELVNGCEQPGLVQSLLLPEDLALRHLPALNLAHRRLDYARPRPSLNPVQECVVRVCCIRSFGHFLTNLQCNVLHFNPEAGIFTSISQSEQDNLVQQAKAQFRMAEEEARRNRLMRDMAQLRLQLEVSQLEGSLQQPKTQSSMSPYLVPDSAALCQHLNLLRHLAGSGCFIIIIPRTVIDGLDHLKKENAGARDGIRFLESEFRKGNRYIRCQKESGRSFERDKLKRQDIEAWHLYKMVDSCRQLTVSQSNGDEDTAGMVTILTGHSVEELSTRSGPMKSAIQVLATAGMELKNIVEFYRQWKEIG, encoded by the exons ATGAGTGGACCTGGGCAGGATAGCGAACCAGAGGCAAAAGTCCTCCTCATCAAGCGGCTATACAG GGCAGTGGTTGAGTCGGTACACAAGCTGGATGTCATCATTGGCAGTAAGTCATCGTACAGGGAGGTCTTCAAGCCTGAAAACATCAGCCTTCGCAACAA GTTGCGGGAACTGTGTGTGAAACTGATGTTTCTCCACCCTGTGGACTATGGTCGCAAGGCTGAGGAGCTTCTGTGGAGGAAGGTCTACTACGAGGTCATCCAGGTCATCAAGACCAACAAGAAg CATATCCACAGTCGCAGTGCCCTGGAGTGTGCCTACAGGACTCACCTGATAGCTGGCGTGGGCTTCTACCAGCACCTGCTGCTCTACATCCAGTCCCACTACCAGCTGGAAATGCAGGACTGCATCGACTGGACCCATGTCACTGACCCCCTCATCg GTCGGAAGAAGCCGGTATCAGCCACCCCTAAGGAGATGGAGTGGGCCCAAATGGCCTGCCATCGCTGCCTGGTGTACCTGGGAGATCTAG CCCGTTACCAGAACGAGTTGGCTGGGGTGGAGGCTGAGCAGCTGGCAGAGCGGTTCTACCACCAGGCACTGTCTGTCACGCCGCACGTAG GAATGCCTTTCAATCAGTTAGGTACACTGGCGGGGAGTAAATTCTACAACGTGGAGGCCACCTATTACTACCTACGCTG TATACAGTCGGAGACTCCTTTCGAGGGGGCCTACGGGAATTTGAAGCGTCTGTTTGATAAAGCTGCTAAGATGTACCACCAGGTGAAGAAACAGGAGATGAAGAAGCTGTCTCCCTCACGGCAAAG ATCCAAGGACATCAAGCAACTTCTGGTGAGCTTCATGTACCTGCAGAGTCTACTGCAGCCCAAGAACAG TCTGCTGGAGACAGAGCTGACCTCTCTGTGTCAGTCGGTGTTGGAGGATTTTAACCTGGTGCTGTTCTACCTGCCCTCGCCGCCCCACGGCCACGAGGTCACTTCCCCCAGCGAGGAGGAGCATGAAGAGCACGACTCGCCCTGCGCCCTGCTCCCCGACGCCCTCGTCTTCAAGATGGTGGTCACCTGCCTCATGGTAGTGCACAGCCTGAAGCGGGGAG GGTCCAAGCAGTACAGTGCGTCTATAGCCTTCACGCTGGCCCTCTTCTCCCACCTGGTGAACCATGTCAACATCCGCCTGCAGGCTGAGCTAGAGGAGGGGGAGAGCCAGGTGCCCCCGCTGCAGACCGACAACACCG ACGACTCTGAGTTGAGAGACCCGTCTGACCCGTTGACCTCGGAGGAGAGGCCCCTGCAGAACGGCTCCCTGGACCATGAGGAGGACGAGGGGGGCCACCGGAGCACCGTGGCCAAGAAAGCAGGCATCGGTGAGCGGAAGGCGGAGGAGGAGAAacagaagcagaagaagaagtaCGTCCGCCTCTCCATGCTGCGCCGCCGCCGCTGCGCCACCCGCAAAGAAGACGAGAGCGACCTGAGCGAGGGCTTCGAGagcgatgaagaggaggaggagaagaagagcagAGGGGCCGCGCTGACTCCGGGG GCCTCCTCAGGACCCCCACTCACCCCCTCCACACTGGGgaaggagagcaagagagggagggagcaccCGACAGAGGAGGGAACCTGGGAGAGCTGCTCGGAGGAAGACGAGGAGGGGGGCACGGCCTTCGACGTGGAGACTGACTCGGACATGAACAGCCAGGAGTCCCGCTCCGACCTGGAGGATATAGAGGACTCGGAAATCCTGGAGAACTCGGACACCCCTCCTCGGGGGGAGCAGCAGCCCGAGGATGAGCAAGCCGATCCCAGGGGGGATGGCGACACCCCTCCGGCCACCAACGGCCCCCTCCTGCCCAGCGACCCCAGTATCAGCAGTAACCTCCAGGCCATGTCGTCCCAGCTGTTCCAGGCCAAGCGCTGCTTCCGCCTGGCACCCACCTTCAGCAACGTGCTGCTGAGGCCCCACAGCTCCGCCACCAACCCCACGCTCACCCCCACCGACCCAGATgcctcctccaccaccccctcccAGGAGACCCCTCCTCCCCCAGGGGACTCACCCTGCGACGCCGGCCCCGGCACTACCAACGGAACCAACGACAATG AGGTGGATTCCGATTCAGAGTGTAGCGTGCACAGCAACCAATCAGTACACAGTGAGACGACCCTCTCGGAGAGACTGGAGATTCTGACCAATCAGGGGCTCATCCAGGTGGTCAAGGTGTTTGTGGATTGGCTGAGAACAAACACTGACATTATCGTCATGTGTGCACAG AGTTCTCAGAGCCTATGGAACAGACTGTCTGTGCTACTCAACCTGCTGCCTGACGGGAGAAAGATGCTGGAAGCAG aGCTGGGTCTGAGCGCTGAGGTGACTGAGCTGGTGAATGGGTGTGAGCAACCCGGCCTggtccagtccctgctgctgcctGAGGACCTGGCCCTGCGACACCTACCTGCCCTCAACCTGGCCCACCGCCGCCTCGACTACGCCCGCCCCAGACCTTCCCTCAACCCCGTACAGGAG tgtgtgGTGCGCGTGTGCTGCATCCGCAGCTTTGGCCACTTCCTCACCAATCTCCAATGCAACGTGCTGCACTTCAACCCGGAGGCGGGCATCTTCACCAGCATCAGCCAATCGGAGCAGGACAACCTGGTGCAGCAGGCCAAGGCCCAGTTCCGCATG gcAGAGGAGGAGGCTCGACGAAACCGCTTGATGAGAGACATGGCTCAGCTCCGCCTACAG TTGGAGGTGTCTCAGCTAGAGGGCAGCCTGCAGCAGCCCAAGACCCAGTCGTCCATGTCTCCGTACCTGGTACCTGACTCTGCCGCCCTATGCCAGCACCTCAACCTCCTCAGACATCTGGCTGGCAGCGGctgcttcatcatcatcatcccccGCACAG TGATTGATGGCCTTGACCACCTGAAGAAGGAGAACGCCGGAGCGAGGGACGGTATCCGCTTCCTGGAGTCTGAGTTCCGTAAAGGCAACAG GTATATACGTTGCCAGAAGGAGTCAGGGCGGAGTTTTGAGAGGGACAAACTGAAACGCCAGGACATTGAAGCCTG GCATCTATATAAGATGGTGGACAGCTGTCGTCAGCTGACCGTCTCCCAGAGCAACGGAGACGAAGACACGGCTGGCATGGTCACTATTCTCACCGGTCACTCAGTGGAGGAGCTGAGTACCCGCTCTGGACCTATGAAG TCGGCCATCCAGGTACTGGCGACAGCAGGCATGGAGCTGAAGAACATTGTGGAGTTCTACCGTCAGTGGAAGGAGATTGGCTGA